GGAAGCTGTAGCTCTACCTGACTTCCCTTGCAATGTCAAAGGATCTCGTTCCTGCTTATCCATGCTGCCTCAAGCCCTCGACACTCCATAAACCAGGAGGCTCGATCGATATCTTCCTTAATCATCGCCGTCCTAAAAGGATGCGATCGACCTGTGCACCAGCGCGCGCGCATGCGCGAGCAGCTACCTGAGCACCCATCTACGTGTAACTCAGCAGTGCACAGAGTCGATACTTTCCTTGAACGTTTCGGCACGCGCATGATGGGTTCCACACTTCCACTAACCCACTGAGATCATCAAGCAGCCCATGTTCACATAGTAACACGGAAAtactaacgcccacatgtgtgagcgtttgcatctcgcccacacgcatggatcAACATTCGTTTATGTTTGCACAAATCTTGGCATGTTTTGCCAGATTTTGATGTCACGTAGGACGGGAttggtgtgtgggcgttggagagttcgTCCACACACCCGCAGCACGCGAtttgccagctgcgctgtgtgggcgaactagtttctgcccacacagccaccaGCTAGTTCATGCGCGTGTGGGCGATCTGCTTTTCGTCCACACAACAGTCGTACGttgttggatggcaactgcagttatacgtacgtggcaactaggtaaacacacatggcaactatgattcgatgctagacggcaactgcaattgcgcgtacgtggcaaccagattaacacacatggcaactgtgattaatcATACATGGCaattatggttggaccacacgtggcaactaggtaaacacacatggcaactactgtttgaccatatgtggtAAGTAGTTAAGCACACACGGCAACTATATGGTTTGATTACAAGCGGTAGTATCATAAATTAGACAtgacaactatagttaaccaaaacagatagagttgccatgcttttacaactacatttgccatTCCGGATAACTACATATGCCATCCCAGATGGCAACTAAATCGTTATCCCGCgggtacctaacgtagctgcgTCAGAACGTATGGGCATTTTTGCTTCCTGCCACACGTGCGGGATGGAGATGAGTAatacttgttgggcgtgtggcacgaagtagctgcgCCCACACGTGTGAGCAATTATAATATTTGCCCACACACAacccgtgtgggctgcctcctaCTCATGCCACACAGTGTGTGGGCAGATATCTAGTATGCCACACGTGTTGACGTTATCAGCGTCCTAGTAATAAAGCCCAACACGTCACCCGATCTGCAGCGTCGATGCGCCACGCGCCGTGTCGATCGGTCCCTAGTGGAGCTCTATGTCCACGCGCATGTCGGTAGTGCACCCATGCTTGATGCTTCCGCGTTGTACACTCTGTCGCGCGCCACACCTACTACCTGTTGTGCATGCGGCCTATAAAACGCACCGTCGAACGCTCCCCATTCTCCACAACCCAACCCATTGGCATCAGCCAACACTCCTCACCTACGCACAGTCGCACAGACACCGCGCGAGAGCAGCTTCACCACTTCCCTCCCATCCGAGCCCAAGGAGCAACCATGGCGGCGTCGAAGGCCACCCTCGTCTGCTTCATGGCTGTGGCTCTCGCGGCGGCGCTGCTGGCGGTGCcgggcgcggtggaggcggcgacgTGCAGCCCGACGCAGCTGACCCCGTGCGCGCCGGCCATCATCGGGAACGCGGCGCCGAGCGCTGCGTGCTGCGGGAAGCTCAAGGCGCACCCGGCGAGCTGCCTGTGCAAGTACAAGAAGGACCCCCACCTGCAGCGCTACGTCAACTCCCCCAACGGCAAGAAGGTCTTCGCCGCGTGCAAGCTGCGCCTGCCAAGGTGCTGAAGTAGCTAGTGCCACGAGCTTCGTCCATGTCCCTCGCACGTTGCACGTACGCTACGTACGTTGGAGTACCGAGAGTGTGTGAGGTACTCCCTCCAtcttaaaataagtgtcttgactttatattaactttagtataaagttataTTAAGATTAAAACATTTATAGAGTAAGTGTAAagtcgagacacttattttgaaaaggagggagtataatAATAAAACGAGGGGAGTGCTATATATACTTTACGAAACAGAAATAAATTTTGACAGTGTTGTACTACTGTGGTACGGTGCCAGCTGTTATGTTCATGTGTCACGTATACTCATGTCCTGTATATGGCAGCATGTATATGTCAGAGTAATAAACATAAATATTTTGTTCTGTTCCGTTCCGCTCCGCTCCGGAAAGAAAGATTTTTTTTTGAATGGgaaaaaaaattaataaataaaatcAGAATATATGAACGGTAGCACCTGCGGTTACATGTTATATAAAAATGGTTTGTGGCTAAAAAAATTAATGACGTGGAAGGCTTACATGTGCTTGATGATGTGAAGGATTTGCATGTGTTGAGAAATTAAATGTGGAGTGCTTGTACGTGCTTAATAATATCGAGGACTTATATGTGCTAGAAAAAAAATGCAGTGGGCTTGTACTCTTTAAAAAATAGAGGATGACAAGCTTGCTTCATGCATGTACTTTAGGAAAAGGGCGAGCCACCGAAAACAACAACGAGATGGTCGGAAAGAAATGATGAGTCAACAAAATGGCGATACCAAGTGTTAAGAACCTTGTTTAGACTCTCAATCGAATTTTGAATTTGATCATGGACATGAATTACTTGGGAATGTGCAGTGTCTCGGGGTAGAAGCGGGGGCAATTGTTGTGGACGAACCTCTTGTCGAAATGGCCTGACCTCTTCGGTCGTTCGATGCAGTTGGACCCAAGCAGTACATCTTCGGCATGCATAGATCAGGGGTGTTCGCACTTAACCTTCCATGCATGACATTATGGAGgaatatacactagtagaaaaacaatCTTACGTTcacctcattagtcccggttcgattacggcccggtactaatggtaccattagtcccggttcaaacggCTATGCATTAGCCCCGATTCATTtgtgacctatagtcccggtttgtgtcacaaaccgggactaaatgggtggtggtaggctggcgtcaggccggggccccacgagcccctttagtcccagtttctGACACAAAGCaggactataggttagacctttagtccgggttggagcaatcaaccgggactaaaggggtctaaccttttagtccgggttggtggctccaacccggactaaaggggttttgcaattttcaaactctacccccccccccctcctccctagtatcgccttttcagttttgaaaaaaaaacaaaagaaaatgataaaaacttcaaaaattaaaatccttcgagatgtagttatgttactacatctactagttagggaaATTTGAAAACATAAAtttcgacatgttttgcaaaaaagtgttatgaaaaagtaaaacgaccataacttttgcatacgatgtcgaaaaaacgtATAATATTCAGCACGAAAAGCCGGTTCCGATTTCGACGGCCATAGtccgttttgcaaatttttagaatcctcaaattctgaaaagaaaaaaaattatgctcaaatttcagtttttatgaattgtggtcaaactatttattcaagaaatattagtgttaataaataattattgttttttacaATAATAGTTTCAAAattcaaacggtgaaacgtgtgacttcatgctcaagctaaactcctaagGATTACgaggattgacagcttactattgtcaggaaaataacaagtgcagacttggaaactagggggaatagaactcgaaagttaagcatgctcaggctgcagtagtgagagggatgggtgaccggccgggaagttagacgatttgaaatgagtgctccacacttgagcagtgatgaggggtgattagagattaaattgtcaaataattcagatatttaaaaataaaaaaattcaaaaaaattcaaaaaaatcaaaaaaataatcatttagtcccggttggtccgcgggctcgtgccacgtgatgggcctttggtcccgggtcgtgttgaaccgggattaaaggggggacctttagttcccaccctttagtgctggttgcagaaccgggactaaaggtccttacgaaccgggactaaagcctaaTTCTGCACTAGTGATACATGAAGTGATAAAGACATTACCAAAGTACTAACAATAAAAAAGGATAAACTAAAACGGGAAAGGAAGGCGACATGTGCACTTGAAGTAGCTCTGTAAGCCCAAGACTTGAAATCCATACCGAGAAGGTAACAAGAAGCAGTGCCCCAAGGAGTGGCACTAGGGTCGTCAATGGGCCTCACAAGCTAAGACCTTGCAAAATAAAACAACATCACCATTTTTCGCAGCATACATCCACTAGTTGGCCATTCGAAGATGATGCAAACTAATGAGTGtcattacactagtagaaaaaggacctaatctgagacacattagtctcggttcaattttggcccggtactaatggtaccattagtcccggttcgaacgactatgtattaatgccggttcgtgttgaacctttagtaccggttcgtgccacgaaccggtactaaaggggtggtggcgggctggcgtcaggccggggccccacgagcccctttagtcctggttcgtggcacaaagcggtactaaagggctaacaaaagaaaatgataaaaaaatttaaaaattaaaattcttcgagatgtagttatattactacatctactagttaggaaaactaaaaaacttaaatttggacatgttttgcaaaaaagtgttatgaaaaggtaaaacggctataacttttgcatatgatgtcggaaaaaaacgtataatatatcaaaatgttcagcacgaaaatccgcattcACTTTTGactgcctatggcctgtttgcaattttttagaatcctcaaattctaaaaggaaaaaaagatatgctcaaatttcagtttttttgaattttggtcaaactgtggtcaaactacttattcaagaaatattagtgttactaaataattattcaagaatattagtgttactaaataattatttcagttttttgaattttggtcaaatctagtcaaactatggtcaaactgtggtcaaattatggtcaaactatggtcaaactacttactcAAGAAATATGAGTGTAagtaaataattactgttttttagaataataggttcaaactcaaacggtgaaacgtgtgacctaatgctcaagctaaactcctgagggttaataggattgacagcttacatttgtcaggaaaacaaccagtgcagacttggaaagtagggggaatagaactccgaagttaagcatgctcaggctggggtagtgagaggatgggtgaccggccgggaagttagacgatttggaatgagtgatccacacttgagcagttaagaggggtgattagagactaaatcatcaaataattcagaaaattgaaaataaaaaaatcaaaatttctttttccaaaattttcaaaaatttttttgaaaaaaacctgGACGCGAGCTCACGCCATGTGGttggcctttagtggcggttcgtgccgaaccagtactaaagggggggggggttagtatccaccctttagtgccggtcgcagaaccggcactaaaggcccttacgaaccggtaataaagctccattttctactagtgctagtagaaaatagggctttggttcggccagaaaagagcattaatcccggttgcattacgaaccgggactaatgtgagcattagtctaGTTCGAGCGGCTAGGATGCTAtgtaggcattagtcccggttcaaatgggacctttagtcccggttggagccgcgaaccgggactaaagggtgcgaggacctttagtcccggttcgtggctccaaccgggactaaagggctaacctttagtcccggttcgagccaccaaccgggactaaagggattgaggcattagtcccggttcgtggctccaaccgggactaaaggttagaccttcagtcccggttggagccactaaCCGGGCCTAATGCCTCAATTGTCAAattctatcccccccccccccgtgtatcgccatttcagttttggaaaaaacaaaagaaaatgataaaaaaataaaaaaaattcttcgagatgtagttatgttact
This DNA window, taken from Triticum aestivum cultivar Chinese Spring chromosome 1D, IWGSC CS RefSeq v2.1, whole genome shotgun sequence, encodes the following:
- the LOC123175222 gene encoding non-specific lipid-transfer protein 2-like, with protein sequence MAASKATLVCFMAVALAAALLAVPGAVEAATCSPTQLTPCAPAIIGNAAPSAACCGKLKAHPASCLCKYKKDPHLQRYVNSPNGKKVFAACKLRLPRC